The Trichoderma atroviride chromosome 5, complete sequence genome contains a region encoding:
- a CDS encoding uncharacterized protein (EggNog:ENOG41~MEROPS:MER0033188~SECRETED:SignalP(1-21)) translates to MINDNDNGFITVEIQYRLGAFGQLASADVQQHGKLNVGLLDQRFALEWVQKYISKFGGDPTRVTLGGESSGAGSVMYQSLAYGGRDSGLFSNIILASTYVPPIYQFNDSIPTSYYNDFAAAAGCGETSRQNHLSVFDCLVAADTNVLQNASGLVSTSNGYFGSFSWLPVIDHDMIQDLPSVQLQHGQISGQRILVGTNANEGVPLTNPYITTKSDFDAFISSTLPTLTTSDILTLNQLYDTATAQPGNNGTRFDTAGDSGPTANTVSGMATGIQQTAFNVAAESIFQCPSQWIAEAFSSQRQAWKYQYSLDPAYHGADLGAYFVSANGPPNPGFQRSFHMLWGNFIINDTPVISVKEATAGMANSTVPIDANHPDQISWPQYSVQGATFMNLNTTGGEISLVTVTDELSYYVRQGAGIVNTFRLANATTWEGGRGDRCRFWQSIAPRVPN, encoded by the exons ATGATCAATGACAACGACAATGGCTTCATCACCGTCGAGATTCAGTACCGGCTGGGCGCCTTTGGCCAACTCGCCTCTGCCGACGTCCAGCAACACGGCAAGCTCAACGTGGGCTTATTAGACCAGCGTTTCGCACTCGAGTGGGTGCAGAAATACATCTCCAAGTTTGGTGGTGATCCAACCCGCGTTACACTGGGCGGCGAATCGTCTGGCGCAGGATCCGTCATGTATCAGTCCTTGGCATATGGTGGCAGAGACTCTGGACTGTTCAGCAAC ATCATCTTAGCCAGCACATATGTCCCGCCAATCTATCAATTCAACGATTCTATCCCCACCAGCTACTACAACGActttgctgcagccgctgggTGCGGGGAGACTTCGAGACAGAATCACTTGAGCGTATTTGACTGCCTTGTTGCCGCCGACACGAATGTCTTGCAAAACGCCAGTGGCCTTGTGTCAACTTCCAATGGCTATTTTGGAAGCTTCTCATGGCTGCCAGTCATTGACCACGATATGATCCAAGACCTTCCGTCGGTTCAGCTTCAGCATGGTCAAATCAGCGGCCAGCGGATTTTAGTCGGA ACCAATGCCAACGAAGGTGTCCCCCTTACAAACCCCTACATCACCACCAAATCCGACTTTGACGCCTTCATATCTTCCACTCTCCCTACCCTCACCACCTCTGACATTCTTACTCTGAATCAACTCTACGATACAGCTACCGCACAGCCTGGTAACAACGGAACTCGCTTCGACACAGCGGGCGACAGTGGTCCTACGGCAAACACCGTCTCTGGCATGGCCACAGGCATCCAGCAGACAGCCTTCAACGTTGCCGCCGAGTCCATCTTCCAATGTCCCTCGCAATGGATAGCCGAGGCCTTTAGCTCACAACGGCAGGCGTGGAAGTACCAATATTCGCTCGACCCAGCATATCACGGCGCAGATCTCGGTGCGTACTTTGTCAGCGCCAATGGCCCGCCGAATCCCGGCTTTCAGCGCAGCTTCCACATGCTATGGGGCAACTTTATCATCAATGACACTCCAGTCATATCCGTAAAGGAGGCAACCGCCGGAATGGCAAATTCCACAGTTCCCATCGACGCCAATCACCCGGATCAAATATCCTGGCCGCAGTACAGCGTGCAAGGCGCCACGTTTATGAACCTCAATACCACAGGTGGAGAGATATCTCTGGTCACAGTGACGGATGAGTTGAGCTACTACGTCCGCCAGGGAGCTGGCATTGTCAACACTTTTCGTCTTGCCAATGCTACGACTTGGGAAGGAGGGCGCGGCGATAGATGCAGGTTCTGGCAGTCTATTGCACCTAGAGTGCCCAACTGA
- a CDS encoding uncharacterized protein (EggNog:ENOG41~TransMembrane:7 (o20-43i55-74o101-121i133-154o189-205i212-234o246-266i)), whose product MATNSTSFSPEYLAQSKTGLVTAFYSIPIALEALSTGWRLWAVSSSQGRLGYEDYLMLWATLCSMVECALGLVYGPPYGLGRHIQAVPEHDVKMFLKGDYVFSHFYDIAIGFTKLSVLALYYRIFITRTFRNLVISTACFVCAWIIVMEVVLGFGCRPIQAWWDATRGKCINKEAFTYFTNVTNMATDLWIFSMPIPVILGLHAAKERRIILCFMFGIGAATCAISAARLSFVFGVASADFTWDEASLGILSAWEPCGAILCANLPQIYRHLVIIKDKIQSTVKSVAHSRSGATASSSERRGGGYKGSLQHHDWAKINNSDGLSGGTGGETVTEVVAQPTTMSVELGELKSGGIMVSRAFTQSSAHDLLSVAEAEPGDKPKD is encoded by the exons ATGGCGACGAATTCAACCTCTTTCAGCCCGGAATACTTGGCCCAGTCCAAGACGGGATTAGTTACAGCTTTTTATTCGATTCCAATTGCACTCGAAGCATTAAGCACAGGATGGAGACTATGGGCAGTGTCTTCATCTCAAGGGCGACTTGGTTATGAGGACTATCTGATGCTATGGGCGACTTTATGTTCTATGGTCGAATGTGCGTTGGGATTGGTATACG GACCGCCGTATGGACTCGGACGCCATATACAAGCTGTTCCCGAACATGATGTAAAAATGTTTCTCAAA GGCGACTACGTCTTCAGCCACTTCTACGACATCGCCATTGGCTTCACCAAACTCTCCGTATTAGCCCTGTACTACCGCATCTTCATCACCCGCACATTTCGAAATCTCGTCATCAGCACCGCCTGTTTTGTCTGCGCCTGGATCATCGTCATGGAGGTTGTGCTGGGCTTTGGATGTCGGCCCATCCAGGCGTGGTGGGACGCAACTCGAGGGAAATGCATCAACAAGGAGGCCTTTACGTATTTTACGAATGTCACCAACATGGCGACGGATCTGTGGATTTTCTCGATGCCGATCCCGGTGATTCTGGGCCTTCATGCGGCCAAGGAGCGGAGGATAATTCTGTGCTTCATGTTTGGCATTGGGGCGGCGACGTGTGCGATTAGCGCGGCCAGACTGTCGTTTGTGTTTGGAGTTGCCTCTGCGGATTTTACAT GGGACGAGGCTTCTCTGGGGATCCTCTCAGCCTGGGAACCCTGCGGCGCCATTCTCTGCGCAAATCTCCCCCAAATATACCGCCATCTGGTCATCATCAAGGACAAGATCCAAAGCACCGTCAAATCGGTGGCGCATTCCAGGAGCGGCGCAACAGCATCCAGCTCTGAACGGCGAGGCGGCGGGTACAAGGGGAGCTTGCAACACCACGACTGGGCGAAGATCAACAACAGCGATGGGCTATCTGGAGGAACCGGAGGAGAGACTGTGACCGAGGTTGTTGCGCAGCCAACGACGATGTCGGTCGAGTTGGGTGAGCTCAAGTCTGGAGGAATCATGGTGTCGAGGGCATTTACACAGAGCAGCGCGCATGATTTATTATCagtggcggaggcggagcCTGGGGATAAACCAAAAGACTGA
- a CDS encoding uncharacterized protein (EggNog:ENOG41~MEROPS:MER0033188), translating into MRRVASSILFALAIVTDHVFAAIPLESAPTVDLGYAVYEGVYNDTYDLNTWKSIRYAAPPTGNLRWQAPQPPLNATTRNRLVPAVDQPPWCPQSGAYGVPSVYGFNSNQGNEDCLYLNVYAPPQAKDLPVFVWIHGGGYSVFSATYNPSSMINDNDNGFITVEIQYRLGAFGQLASADVQQHGKLNVGLLDQRFALEWVQKYISKFGGDPTRVTLGGESSGAGSVMYQSLAYGGRDSGLFSNIILASTYVPPIYQFNDSIPTSYYNDFAAAAGCGETSRQNHLSVFDCLVAADTNVLQNASGLVSTSNGYFGSFSWLPVIDHDMIQDLPSVQLQHGQISGQRILVGTNANEGVPLTNPYITTKSDFDAFISSTLPTLTTSDILTLNQLYDTATAQPGNNGTRFDTAGDSGPTANTVSGMATGIQQTAFNVAAESIFQCPSQWIAEAFSSQRQAWKYQYSLDPAYHGADLGAYFVSANGPPNPGFQRSFHMLWGNFIINDTPVISVKEATAGMANSTVPIDANHPDQISWPQYSVQGATFMNLNTTGGEISLVTVTDELSYYVRQGAGIVNTFRLANATTWEGGRGDRCRFWQSIAPRVPN; encoded by the exons ATGAGGCGCGTTGCCAGCTCCATCCTTTTCGCCCTGGCCATCGTCACGGACCACGTCTTCGCAGCCATTCCTTTAGAATCTGCACCAACCGTCGATCTAGGATACGCAGTTTACGAGGGCGTCTACAACGACACCTATGATTTAAACACCTGGAAAAG TATCCGATACGCCGCTCCCCCAACCGGCAATCTACGATGGCAAGCTCCTCAGCCACCACTCAATGCCACCACGCGAAATCGCCTCGTTCCCGCAGTAGATCAGCCTCCGTGGTGTCCCCAGTCCGGCGCCTATGGCGTGCCCTCAGTATACGGCTTCAACTCCAACCAGGGCAATGAAGATTGCCTCTATCTCAACGTCTATGCGCCGCCGCAAGCCAAGGACTTGCCCGTTTTTGTTTGGATCC ACGGCGGTGGCTACTCAGTCTTTTCTGCTACTTACAACCCCAGTTCCATGATCAATGACAACGACAATGGCTTCATCACCGTCGAGATTCAGTACCGGCTGGGCGCCTTTGGCCAACTCGCCTCTGCCGACGTCCAGCAACACGGCAAGCTCAACGTGGGCTTATTAGACCAGCGTTTCGCACTCGAGTGGGTGCAGAAATACATCTCCAAGTTTGGTGGTGATCCAACCCGCGTTACACTGGGCGGCGAATCGTCTGGCGCAGGATCCGTCATGTATCAGTCCTTGGCATATGGTGGCAGAGACTCTGGACTGTTCAGCAAC ATCATCTTAGCCAGCACATATGTCCCGCCAATCTATCAATTCAACGATTCTATCCCCACCAGCTACTACAACGActttgctgcagccgctgggTGCGGGGAGACTTCGAGACAGAATCACTTGAGCGTATTTGACTGCCTTGTTGCCGCCGACACGAATGTCTTGCAAAACGCCAGTGGCCTTGTGTCAACTTCCAATGGCTATTTTGGAAGCTTCTCATGGCTGCCAGTCATTGACCACGATATGATCCAAGACCTTCCGTCGGTTCAGCTTCAGCATGGTCAAATCAGCGGCCAGCGGATTTTAGTCGGA ACCAATGCCAACGAAGGTGTCCCCCTTACAAACCCCTACATCACCACCAAATCCGACTTTGACGCCTTCATATCTTCCACTCTCCCTACCCTCACCACCTCTGACATTCTTACTCTGAATCAACTCTACGATACAGCTACCGCACAGCCTGGTAACAACGGAACTCGCTTCGACACAGCGGGCGACAGTGGTCCTACGGCAAACACCGTCTCTGGCATGGCCACAGGCATCCAGCAGACAGCCTTCAACGTTGCCGCCGAGTCCATCTTCCAATGTCCCTCGCAATGGATAGCCGAGGCCTTTAGCTCACAACGGCAGGCGTGGAAGTACCAATATTCGCTCGACCCAGCATATCACGGCGCAGATCTCGGTGCGTACTTTGTCAGCGCCAATGGCCCGCCGAATCCCGGCTTTCAGCGCAGCTTCCACATGCTATGGGGCAACTTTATCATCAATGACACTCCAGTCATATCCGTAAAGGAGGCAACCGCCGGAATGGCAAATTCCACAGTTCCCATCGACGCCAATCACCCGGATCAAATATCCTGGCCGCAGTACAGCGTGCAAGGCGCCACGTTTATGAACCTCAATACCACAGGTGGAGAGATATCTCTGGTCACAGTGACGGATGAGTTGAGCTACTACGTCCGCCAGGGAGCTGGCATTGTCAACACTTTTCGTCTTGCCAATGCTACGACTTGGGAAGGAGGGCGCGGCGATAGATGCAGGTTCTGGCAGTCTATTGCACCTAGAGTGCCCAACTGA